From Calothrix sp. PCC 6303, a single genomic window includes:
- a CDS encoding NACHT domain-containing protein, with amino-acid sequence MIVTELLIGKATESLAGLFIEKGWKGMAKIGKMVDLKTQQLFFEASRQYIKNYTDRHGILKVLGMREPVALESIYTTVQFLNNSDIRRFESIENLEKAYRENRSFQSQNSPRQDGLAVANEKQYLMVLGGPGVGKSTFLRKIALEALKGNKGEYKHECIPVFIEMKRINSKDITLEELLIHEFDICGFPDAESALNNLLESGQLLILFDGLDEVPSKIVSHAIEMVQNFGDKYHQNRFIISCRTAAYMNNFYRFTDVAMAEFDSIQIKQFIFNWFQSEEDKKLETGQKCWQILHEATNSGAKELANTPLLLTMLCLVYDHSQHFPNNRSALYKKALRVLLEEWAAEKRIMREEIYKGLRTELQEMLLSEIAYTGYEVDQLFFSEDEILEKIRYFLESNLNAPKHIDCSSILQAIAIQQGVLVERAEDVFSFCHLTLQEYLTAQYIIDNSLIAKMVNEHLLDRRWREVFLLIAGLMRGGSDELLLIMEKAAQNQLSNSIYARKIRPLMSWVNAATTGNASEFSSAAKRATALFLATARDSAFEIATLLSPSLTNVLEMSRISDLARAINPNFSRMAQYNRTPTRPATPTRAFTRAINKAIAQELEEFDLFPYINFTTLMESLETLKAKAPNVHESYKVHQGYNSRVSQTWLNALQLNPELTILSSEESNTLEDYLYINMLMVRCKQASMKISPNTWQEIEARMLLVANL; translated from the coding sequence ATGATTGTCACCGAACTTCTAATCGGAAAAGCAACTGAAAGCCTAGCTGGTCTTTTTATCGAAAAAGGCTGGAAAGGGATGGCAAAAATCGGGAAGATGGTCGATTTGAAGACTCAGCAGTTGTTTTTTGAAGCATCTCGGCAATATATAAAAAATTATACAGATCGTCACGGTATCTTAAAAGTTCTGGGAATGCGCGAACCAGTGGCTTTAGAGTCAATTTATACAACAGTCCAGTTTTTAAATAATAGTGATATTCGTCGTTTCGAGTCGATTGAAAATCTGGAAAAAGCTTACCGCGAAAATCGCAGCTTTCAATCACAAAATTCGCCAAGGCAAGATGGTTTAGCTGTTGCCAATGAGAAGCAATATTTGATGGTACTTGGTGGACCCGGTGTTGGCAAATCAACTTTTTTAAGAAAGATTGCTTTGGAAGCGCTGAAGGGGAATAAGGGTGAATACAAGCACGAATGTATTCCTGTTTTCATCGAAATGAAAAGAATAAATTCCAAGGATATCACTTTGGAAGAATTGTTGATTCATGAATTCGATATTTGTGGTTTTCCAGATGCGGAATCTGCTTTAAATAATTTATTAGAATCGGGACAATTACTAATATTATTCGATGGTTTAGATGAGGTTCCCAGTAAAATAGTCAGTCATGCGATTGAGATGGTTCAGAATTTTGGCGACAAGTACCATCAAAATCGTTTTATTATTTCCTGTCGTACAGCCGCATACATGAATAATTTTTATCGTTTTACCGATGTAGCGATGGCGGAATTCGATAGTATTCAAATCAAGCAATTTATTTTTAATTGGTTTCAATCAGAAGAAGATAAAAAATTAGAAACTGGTCAAAAATGCTGGCAAATTTTACACGAAGCGACCAATTCTGGTGCCAAAGAATTAGCAAATACTCCTTTGTTATTAACAATGTTATGTCTAGTTTACGACCATTCCCAACATTTCCCCAATAATCGCAGCGCACTTTACAAAAAAGCTCTAAGAGTATTATTAGAAGAATGGGCTGCTGAAAAACGGATTATGCGGGAGGAGATTTATAAAGGTTTGCGAACTGAATTGCAGGAAATGCTACTTTCAGAAATTGCTTATACAGGGTATGAGGTAGACCAATTATTTTTTTCCGAGGATGAGATTTTAGAGAAGATTAGATACTTTTTAGAAAGTAACTTGAATGCACCCAAGCATATCGATTGCTCATCTATTTTACAGGCGATAGCAATCCAGCAGGGTGTATTGGTTGAGCGTGCGGAGGATGTATTTTCTTTCTGTCATCTGACTCTACAGGAATATCTAACAGCACAATATATTATCGACAATTCCTTAATTGCAAAAATGGTCAACGAGCATTTATTAGATAGACGTTGGCGTGAAGTATTTTTGTTGATTGCGGGATTAATGCGCGGTGGTTCAGATGAGCTATTATTAATAATGGAAAAAGCTGCACAGAATCAACTATCAAACTCAATTTATGCGAGGAAAATTAGACCTTTAATGAGTTGGGTAAATGCAGCAACCACAGGTAATGCTTCAGAGTTCTCTAGTGCTGCAAAACGTGCTACAGCATTATTCCTGGCAACTGCAAGAGATAGCGCATTTGAGATAGCAACCCTCCTCAGCCCTAGTTTGACGAATGTATTAGAAATGAGTCGAATATCGGATTTAGCACGGGCAATAAATCCTAATTTTAGCCGCATGGCACAATATAATCGCACTCCCACTCGTCCGGCAACTCCAACCCGCGCTTTTACCCGTGCCATCAATAAGGCGATCGCCCAAGAGTTGGAAGAGTTTGATTTATTTCCTTACATCAATTTTACGACATTAATGGAGAGTTTGGAAACCTTGAAAGCAAAGGCTCCGAATGTTCATGAATCTTACAAAGTTCATCAAGGATATAATTCCCGTGTTTCTCAAACTTGGTTGAATGCTTTGCAGTTAAATCCAGAATTAACTATTTTGTCGTCTGAAGAATCCAATACTTTGGAAGATTATCTTTATATTAATATGCTCATGGTTAGATGCAAGCAAGCATCGATGAAAATTTCTCCGAACACCTGGCAAGAAATTGAAGCAAGAATGTTATTAGTTGCCAATTTATAA
- a CDS encoding Uma2 family endonuclease — protein sequence MVTNSENPTLSMELPSSIGLRVTQAQFAALAAVNRDLKLERTAQGELIVNPPTGWETGKRNRSLTGQLDRWYEENENLGEAFDSSTGFILPNGATRSPDASWVSQARWDALTTEQKGTFANICPDFVVELRSSSDRLESLQQKMREYIENGATLAWLLNPQQRQVEIYRPGVEVEVLDNPSELSGEGVLPGFVFNLRRVWG from the coding sequence ATGGTCACCAATTCAGAGAATCCCACCCTGTCGATGGAGTTACCATCATCCATTGGGTTGCGTGTTACCCAAGCACAGTTTGCAGCTTTAGCGGCAGTAAACCGAGATTTGAAACTGGAAAGAACCGCACAAGGAGAATTAATTGTGAACCCACCAACAGGTTGGGAAACTGGGAAGCGTAACCGCAGTCTCACTGGACAACTAGATCGCTGGTACGAAGAAAATGAAAATTTGGGTGAAGCTTTTGATTCTTCTACGGGGTTCATTTTACCCAATGGTGCTACTCGTTCTCCCGATGCTTCTTGGGTAAGTCAAGCACGCTGGGATGCGCTAACGACTGAACAAAAAGGAACTTTTGCTAATATTTGCCCCGATTTTGTTGTTGAGTTAAGGTCTAGCTCAGATCGATTGGAGTCATTGCAACAGAAGATGAGAGAATATATTGAGAATGGTGCAACGCTAGCTTGGTTACTCAATCCGCAGCAGCGACAAGTAGAAATTTATCGACCAGGTGTAGAGGTGGAAGTGTTGGACAATCCCTCTGAGTTGTCAGGTGAGGGGGTGTTACCTGGTTTTGTGTTTAATTTGCGTCGGGTGTGGGGTTGA